In a single window of the Nocardioides massiliensis genome:
- a CDS encoding TIGR03885 family FMN-dependent LLM class oxidoreductase, with protein MTVLGFHASHEQIDPRTLLADLRRAEEVGFDAGMCSDHFAPWSERQGQSGFAWSWLGAALEATRLPLGVVNAPGQRYHPAIIAQAAATLTQMYPGRLWVALGSGQALNEHITGDPWPPKAQRNERLRQSAETMRALLAGEEVSVDDAVRVDRARLWTLPEAPPPLLAAAVSPATAAWAAHWADGLATINQGPDRMREVLDSYRRAGGRGPAVLQLHLSLAPTYDEALAIAHDQWRTNVFEPDLMWDLESPERFDAIGEHVATETVAESVLVDDDPARLAERIADLARLGFDQVMLHHVGQDQGHFLTQAGETLLPRLREALG; from the coding sequence GTGACCGTTCTCGGATTTCACGCCTCGCACGAGCAGATCGATCCCCGCACCCTGCTGGCGGACCTGCGCCGCGCCGAGGAGGTGGGCTTCGACGCAGGGATGTGCTCCGACCACTTCGCGCCCTGGAGCGAACGCCAGGGCCAGTCCGGCTTCGCGTGGTCGTGGTTGGGCGCCGCGCTCGAGGCGACCCGGCTGCCGCTGGGTGTCGTCAACGCGCCGGGTCAGCGCTACCACCCGGCGATCATCGCGCAGGCCGCGGCGACGCTGACGCAGATGTACCCGGGCCGGCTCTGGGTCGCCCTCGGCAGCGGTCAGGCGCTCAACGAGCACATCACCGGTGACCCGTGGCCGCCGAAGGCGCAACGCAACGAACGCCTGCGCCAGAGCGCGGAGACGATGCGGGCGCTCCTCGCCGGCGAGGAGGTCAGCGTCGACGACGCCGTCCGCGTCGACCGCGCCCGGCTCTGGACGCTGCCGGAGGCCCCGCCGCCGCTGCTGGCAGCTGCCGTCAGCCCCGCCACAGCTGCCTGGGCGGCCCACTGGGCCGACGGGCTGGCCACGATCAACCAGGGTCCGGACCGGATGCGCGAGGTCCTCGACTCCTATCGCCGCGCGGGTGGCCGTGGACCGGCCGTGCTGCAGCTGCACCTCAGCCTCGCCCCGACGTACGACGAGGCGCTCGCGATCGCCCACGACCAGTGGCGCACCAACGTCTTCGAGCCCGACCTGATGTGGGACCTGGAGAGCCCCGAGCGGTTCGATGCCATCGGGGAGCACGTCGCGACCGAGACCGTGGCCGAGTCGGTGCTCGTCGACGACGACCCGGCGCGCCTCGCCGAGCGGATCGCCGACCTCGCGCGCCTCGGCTTCGACCAGGTGATGCTCCACCACGTCGGCCAGGACCAGGGGCACTTCCTCACCCAGGCCGGCGAGACGTTGCTGCCCCGCCTGCGGGAGGCACTCGGATGA
- a CDS encoding methyltransferase domain-containing protein: protein MTSFVQRVMQNPLLAPVYEHAYRPALALALMGFDFDHVRHEQQHTVEALRLVPGSRVLDVACGPGLFTRRFARAVAPDGLAVGVDLSVPMLTQAVRRSAGVLDAPAYVRGSAHALPFPDAAFDAVSCYAALYLIPDPRRAFAEITRVLRPGGRVALMASAESTYGVVRRVQHAVLPRTGLRMFADDDLTGWLADYGYDEITRERHGVAQYVSGTRC from the coding sequence ATGACCAGCTTCGTGCAGCGGGTGATGCAGAACCCGCTGCTGGCGCCCGTCTATGAGCACGCCTACCGACCCGCACTGGCCCTCGCGCTCATGGGCTTCGACTTCGACCACGTGCGGCACGAGCAGCAGCACACCGTGGAGGCGCTCCGGCTCGTCCCGGGGAGCCGCGTCCTCGATGTCGCCTGCGGTCCGGGGCTCTTCACCCGCCGGTTCGCCCGGGCGGTCGCGCCCGACGGGCTGGCGGTCGGCGTCGACCTGTCGGTCCCCATGCTCACCCAGGCCGTACGCCGCAGTGCCGGCGTGCTGGACGCGCCCGCCTACGTGCGGGGGAGTGCGCACGCGCTGCCCTTCCCGGACGCAGCGTTCGACGCCGTCAGCTGCTACGCCGCGCTCTACCTGATCCCCGACCCACGCCGGGCGTTCGCCGAGATCACCCGTGTGCTGCGGCCCGGCGGCCGGGTGGCGCTGATGGCCAGCGCCGAGTCGACGTACGGCGTGGTGCGGCGCGTGCAGCACGCGGTGCTCCCGCGCACCGGTCTGCGGATGTTCGCCGACGACGACCTGACCGGGTGGCTGGCTGACTACGGCTACGACGAGATCACCCGCGAGCGGCACGGCGTCGCGCAGTACGTGAGCGGCACCCGTTGCTAG
- a CDS encoding alpha-amylase family protein yields MRVTDTSDVWWKTAVVYCLDVGTFLDWDGDGVGDFEGLSHRLDYVSSLGVTCVWLMPFYPSPRRDHGYDIADFYGVDPRFGHLGDFVEVVRAAKDRGIRVIVDLVINHTSEKHPWFTSARRSPASPYRDFYLWRDEPPADQEENMFPDVEDGTWAFDEQAGQYYRHSFYREQPDLNIAHPDLREEIAKVLAFWLELGVDGFRIDSAPHVISAGAGDDDPDREHEMLRELRASVVRRKGSALLLGEVNLPYDEQQEFFGVEGGTELSMQFDFPANQAMFLSLARQDARPLARMLASRPPVDRTSQWAVFIRNHDELNLDQLSDAEREEVLDAFAPEESQRIHGRGITRRLPAMLEGDPRRVRMVYSLLFSLPGTPVLYYGEEIGMSEHADVAGRSAVRTPMQWSTERNGGFSDVAPSRLFAPVVEGGASPEHVNVTDQLHDEGSLLRFVSLLAQRYRTMPEIGWGELRILEHEHDCVLAHAVRNEDAELVALHNFAHDGRVVHLELGEREPGTTVVDVLTGQSHACGPGGRLEVALDGYGYQWLRVLGPGERRLP; encoded by the coding sequence ATGAGGGTCACCGACACCAGCGACGTCTGGTGGAAGACAGCGGTCGTCTACTGCCTGGACGTCGGCACCTTCCTCGACTGGGACGGCGACGGCGTCGGCGACTTCGAAGGTCTCAGCCACCGGCTGGACTACGTGTCGTCGCTCGGAGTGACCTGTGTCTGGCTGATGCCGTTCTATCCCTCGCCGCGCCGCGACCACGGCTACGACATCGCCGACTTCTACGGCGTCGACCCGCGCTTCGGCCACCTCGGCGACTTCGTGGAGGTCGTCCGTGCCGCCAAGGACCGCGGCATCCGCGTGATCGTCGACCTTGTCATCAACCACACCTCGGAGAAGCACCCGTGGTTCACGTCGGCACGACGCAGCCCCGCCAGCCCGTATCGCGACTTCTACCTGTGGCGGGACGAGCCACCCGCCGACCAGGAGGAGAACATGTTCCCGGACGTGGAGGACGGGACCTGGGCCTTCGACGAGCAGGCCGGGCAGTACTACCGCCACAGCTTCTATCGCGAGCAGCCGGATCTGAACATCGCGCATCCGGACCTGCGCGAGGAGATCGCGAAGGTGCTGGCGTTCTGGTTGGAGCTGGGGGTGGACGGCTTCCGTATCGACTCCGCACCTCACGTGATCAGCGCCGGGGCGGGCGACGACGACCCCGACCGCGAGCACGAGATGTTGCGCGAGCTGCGGGCCAGCGTCGTACGCCGCAAGGGCTCGGCGCTGCTGCTGGGCGAGGTGAACCTGCCCTACGACGAGCAGCAGGAGTTCTTCGGGGTCGAGGGCGGCACGGAGCTCTCCATGCAGTTCGACTTCCCCGCCAACCAGGCGATGTTCTTGTCGTTGGCGCGCCAGGACGCCCGGCCGCTCGCGCGGATGCTGGCATCGCGACCGCCGGTCGACCGGACGAGCCAGTGGGCGGTGTTCATCCGCAACCACGACGAGCTCAACCTCGACCAGCTCAGCGACGCCGAGCGGGAGGAGGTGCTGGATGCGTTCGCGCCGGAGGAGTCCCAGCGCATCCACGGCCGCGGGATCACCCGTCGGCTGCCGGCAATGCTCGAGGGCGACCCGCGACGCGTCCGCATGGTCTACAGCCTGCTGTTCTCCCTGCCCGGCACCCCGGTGCTCTACTACGGCGAGGAGATCGGGATGTCCGAGCACGCCGACGTGGCCGGTCGCAGCGCCGTACGCACTCCCATGCAGTGGAGCACCGAGCGCAACGGCGGCTTCTCCGATGTCGCTCCGTCACGGCTGTTCGCACCCGTGGTCGAGGGCGGGGCCAGCCCGGAGCACGTCAACGTCACCGACCAGCTGCACGACGAGGGATCCCTGCTGCGGTTCGTCTCGCTGTTGGCCCAGCGCTACCGGACGATGCCGGAGATCGGCTGGGGCGAGCTGCGGATCCTCGAGCACGAGCACGACTGCGTGCTCGCGCACGCGGTGCGCAACGAGGACGCCGAGCTGGTCGCCCTGCACAACTTCGCCCATGACGGACGGGTCGTGCACCTCGAGCTCGGCGAGCGGGAGCCGGGGACCACGGTCGTGGACGTCCTGACGGGGCAGAGCCACGCGTGCGGGCCGGGAGGTCGGCTCGAGGTCGCCCTCGACGGCTACGGCTACCAGTGGCTGCGGGTGCTGGGACCCGGCGAGCGGCGTCTGCCCTGA
- a CDS encoding DUF1116 domain-containing protein, which produces MTSTFDPAGGIVSTGVSIFADALVDQALDVSRVDWRPPMEGTESDLAVVATDPLRPEANAKALAAYLGVQGNLVGVAPAREVLGLEKGQFLHAGPPLLWENASGPMRGALLGAAAYEGLVDDPEDAEALFVSGDNVSLEPCHHRSAVGPMAGVVSPSMWMWIIEDPESGRRTYCSLNEGLGKVLRYGAYSPEVLERLRWMSDVLGPVLAKATADTGPVNVTSILGQMLQMGDEAHNRNRAGTLMLMRDLAPAMVQSGFDTGDLAQVFSFIGGNDHFFLNLAMPACKLALDAARDIEGSTMVVAMARNGTEFGIQTAGTGDEWFTGPAQIADGLYLGDYGPDDANPDIGDSAITETAGIGGFAMATAPAIVRFVGGTVPDALATTRRMNEITLGNNDRWSIPVLDFLGAPTGIDVTKVCRTAILPQINTGMAGAVAGTGQVGAGLVTPPAEIFPKALKALADRARARQ; this is translated from the coding sequence TTGACCTCCACCTTCGACCCCGCCGGCGGCATCGTGTCCACCGGCGTCAGCATCTTCGCCGACGCCCTCGTCGACCAGGCGCTCGACGTCTCCCGGGTCGACTGGCGCCCCCCGATGGAGGGCACCGAGTCCGACCTGGCCGTGGTCGCCACCGACCCGCTGCGTCCCGAGGCCAACGCCAAGGCGCTCGCGGCGTACCTCGGCGTCCAGGGCAACCTCGTCGGGGTCGCGCCGGCCCGTGAGGTGCTCGGCCTGGAGAAGGGCCAGTTCCTGCACGCCGGGCCTCCCCTGCTGTGGGAGAACGCGTCCGGGCCGATGCGCGGCGCGCTGCTCGGCGCCGCGGCGTACGAAGGTCTCGTCGACGACCCGGAGGACGCCGAGGCGCTCTTCGTCTCCGGCGACAACGTCTCGCTGGAGCCCTGCCACCACCGCTCCGCCGTCGGTCCCATGGCCGGTGTCGTCTCGCCCTCGATGTGGATGTGGATCATCGAGGACCCGGAGAGCGGACGACGCACCTACTGCAGCCTCAACGAGGGTCTCGGCAAGGTGCTGCGGTACGGCGCCTACTCCCCCGAGGTGCTCGAGCGGCTGCGCTGGATGTCCGACGTGCTCGGCCCGGTGCTCGCGAAGGCCACCGCGGACACCGGACCGGTCAACGTCACCTCGATCCTCGGCCAGATGCTGCAGATGGGCGACGAGGCCCACAACCGCAACCGGGCCGGCACCCTGATGCTGATGCGCGACCTGGCCCCGGCGATGGTGCAGTCCGGCTTCGACACGGGTGACCTCGCGCAGGTCTTCTCCTTCATCGGCGGCAACGACCACTTCTTCCTCAACCTGGCGATGCCGGCGTGCAAGCTCGCGCTCGACGCCGCCCGCGACATCGAGGGCTCGACGATGGTCGTGGCGATGGCGCGCAACGGCACGGAGTTCGGCATCCAGACCGCCGGCACCGGCGACGAGTGGTTCACCGGTCCCGCCCAGATCGCCGACGGTCTCTACCTCGGTGACTACGGGCCCGACGACGCCAACCCCGACATCGGCGACTCGGCGATCACCGAGACCGCCGGCATCGGTGGCTTCGCGATGGCCACCGCCCCGGCGATCGTGCGGTTCGTGGGCGGCACCGTCCCGGACGCGCTCGCGACCACCCGCCGGATGAACGAGATCACCCTCGGCAACAACGACCGCTGGTCGATCCCGGTGCTCGACTTCCTGGGTGCACCGACCGGCATCGACGTGACGAAGGTGTGCCGCACCGCGATCCTGCCGCAGATCAACACCGGCATGGCCGGGGCCGTCGCGGGCACCGGTCAGGTGGGCGCCGGTCTCGTGACCCCGCCGGCGGAGATCTTCCCGAAGGCGCTCAAGGCCCTGGCGGACCGCGCCCGGGCCCGGCAGTAG
- a CDS encoding DUF3140 domain-containing protein — MAESIVDDDLWQEFHRVVNMTSRELREWLMVQAADEDTEEVPDQADSHLGQRVVDILGKRRSDVTRDDIDVMQQVVERVLSQRRDDLEPTAGEAAWRRRLMNVGHDPLKPAD, encoded by the coding sequence ATGGCCGAGAGCATCGTCGACGACGACCTGTGGCAGGAGTTCCACCGTGTGGTCAACATGACCTCGCGCGAGCTGCGCGAGTGGCTCATGGTGCAGGCCGCCGACGAGGACACCGAGGAGGTCCCGGACCAGGCCGACAGTCACCTCGGTCAGCGGGTGGTCGACATCCTCGGCAAGCGTCGCTCCGACGTCACCCGCGACGACATCGACGTGATGCAGCAGGTCGTGGAGCGGGTGCTGTCCCAACGACGCGACGACCTCGAACCGACGGCCGGCGAGGCAGCCTGGCGGCGCCGCCTGATGAACGTCGGGCACGACCCGTTGAAGCCGGCCGACTGA
- a CDS encoding cytochrome P450 — MICELLGLDEDESETFRGLGVARFDVSEGGSGALGAISGSRAFLMESCRRQRTEPGPGLIGQIIREHGDEINDFDLAGLADGVFTGGLETSASMLSLGTLALLDDGGEYAALGTDPLRAAAVVDELLRRISVVQVAFPRFPKETHVVGGATLRPGDVVLCSLLAANREEATETSRHLAFGHGFHRCVGAELARMELRAAYPALAARFPGLRVVEPPRFRQKSIVFGVDELRVAW, encoded by the coding sequence ATGATCTGCGAGCTGCTCGGGCTCGACGAGGACGAGAGCGAGACGTTCCGCGGCCTCGGAGTCGCCCGGTTCGACGTGAGCGAGGGCGGCTCGGGCGCACTCGGCGCGATCTCCGGTTCACGGGCGTTCCTCATGGAGTCGTGCCGGCGGCAGCGCACCGAGCCCGGTCCCGGCCTGATCGGCCAGATCATCCGCGAGCACGGCGACGAGATCAACGACTTCGACCTCGCCGGACTCGCTGACGGGGTCTTCACCGGCGGGTTGGAGACGAGCGCATCGATGCTCTCGCTCGGGACGCTGGCCCTCCTCGACGACGGAGGTGAGTACGCCGCGCTCGGCACCGACCCGCTGCGGGCCGCCGCGGTGGTCGACGAGCTGCTGCGCCGGATCTCGGTGGTCCAGGTGGCGTTCCCGCGGTTCCCGAAGGAGACCCACGTGGTCGGCGGTGCGACGCTCCGCCCGGGCGACGTCGTCCTGTGCTCCCTGCTCGCGGCCAACCGCGAGGAAGCCACCGAGACGTCGCGCCACCTGGCCTTCGGGCACGGCTTCCACCGGTGCGTGGGCGCGGAGCTCGCCCGCATGGAGCTGCGTGCGGCGTACCCCGCCCTGGCAGCCCGCTTCCCCGGTCTGCGGGTGGTCGAGCCCCCACGGTTCCGGCAGAAGTCGATCGTCTTCGGGGTCGACGAGCTGCGCGTCGCCTGGTGA
- a CDS encoding UdgX family uracil-DNA binding protein (This protein belongs to the uracil DNA glycosylase superfamily, members of which act in excision repair of DNA. However, it belongs more specifically to UdgX branch, whose founding member was found to bind uracil in DNA (where it does not belong), without cleaving it, appears to promote DNA repair by a pathway involving RecA, rather than base excision.), translated as MSAQQDAPGAQPWVPGRPSLAAIRRAAPDCRGCELWADATQVVVGEGPARARLVLLGEQPGDQEDQQGKPFVGPADRLLDRALDEAGIDPAITFRTNAVKHFRWAGTRGKQRIHKSPAQKHVRACRPWLDAELQVVRPEGVVLLGATAGAAVYGPGFRVGAVRGTMQEWPTEQPDPPWVVATTHPSAVLRSREREQAYAGLVADLGVAAAALARE; from the coding sequence ATGAGTGCGCAGCAGGATGCGCCGGGTGCGCAGCCGTGGGTGCCGGGACGCCCCTCGCTGGCGGCCATCCGGCGCGCCGCACCTGACTGCCGCGGGTGCGAGTTGTGGGCCGATGCCACCCAGGTGGTCGTCGGCGAGGGTCCGGCCCGCGCCCGGCTGGTCCTGCTCGGTGAGCAACCGGGGGATCAGGAGGACCAGCAGGGCAAACCATTCGTCGGTCCCGCCGACCGCTTGCTCGACCGCGCGCTGGACGAGGCGGGCATCGACCCGGCGATCACCTTCCGCACCAACGCGGTGAAGCATTTCCGCTGGGCGGGCACGCGGGGCAAGCAGCGCATCCACAAGTCTCCGGCGCAGAAGCACGTCCGAGCGTGCCGGCCCTGGCTGGACGCCGAGCTGCAGGTGGTCCGGCCCGAGGGCGTGGTGCTGCTCGGGGCGACCGCCGGCGCCGCGGTCTACGGTCCGGGCTTCCGGGTCGGGGCGGTTCGGGGGACGATGCAGGAATGGCCGACCGAGCAGCCCGACCCGCCCTGGGTGGTGGCGACCACGCACCCCTCCGCTGTGCTCCGCAGTCGCGAGCGCGAGCAGGCGTACGCCGGGTTGGTGGCAGATCTGGGAGTCGCCGCGGCCGCGCTGGCACGGGAGTGA
- a CDS encoding FUSC family protein translates to MGGAVGAVGRFFTERSTEVAKSWRGIIRLSIAPALAWWLSMQIFGHSQAFFAPIAAILTLTVAAGQRAGVVVEIIVGAAVGILVGELLILSIGRGSWQLMLVLTLAVISARFLRLPGLAVTQAVISAVLLVTIVPAEGYADPAVTRFVDALLGGAVGLAMIILIPANPVREIDAATARLRAELAEILAKTGEALRTHDVARATEALDRARGTQEMVNTVGTLADSVEEIARLSPFRWRQRTAVLARTSALVDLDHAVRNTRVLSRRVAAMLRNHEPVPAGLAESLQRLSVLALDEGVTRDDLVAVAHHAVRTAVEHLTINTAAIASQIRAIVADMLLAAGTDPGALDQLLGVD, encoded by the coding sequence GTGGGCGGTGCTGTGGGCGCGGTGGGCCGGTTCTTCACCGAGCGCTCCACCGAGGTCGCGAAGAGCTGGCGCGGCATCATCCGGCTGAGCATCGCGCCCGCGCTCGCGTGGTGGCTGTCGATGCAGATCTTCGGCCACAGCCAGGCCTTCTTCGCCCCGATCGCGGCGATCCTGACGCTCACCGTGGCCGCCGGGCAGCGTGCCGGCGTGGTGGTCGAGATCATCGTCGGCGCGGCCGTCGGGATCCTCGTCGGCGAGCTGTTGATCCTCTCGATCGGCCGCGGGTCGTGGCAGCTCATGCTGGTGCTGACGCTGGCGGTGATCAGTGCCCGCTTCCTCCGCCTGCCCGGGCTCGCCGTGACCCAGGCGGTGATCTCGGCCGTGCTGCTGGTGACGATCGTGCCCGCGGAGGGGTACGCCGACCCGGCGGTGACCCGCTTCGTCGACGCGCTGCTCGGCGGTGCGGTGGGCCTGGCGATGATCATCCTCATCCCGGCCAACCCGGTGCGCGAGATCGACGCGGCCACCGCTCGGCTCCGCGCCGAGCTCGCCGAGATCCTGGCGAAGACCGGCGAGGCGCTGCGCACCCACGACGTCGCGCGCGCGACCGAGGCGCTCGACCGGGCGCGGGGCACCCAGGAGATGGTCAACACCGTCGGCACGCTCGCCGACAGCGTGGAGGAGATCGCTCGGCTCTCCCCCTTCCGCTGGCGCCAGCGTACGGCGGTCCTGGCCCGCACCTCGGCACTCGTCGACCTCGACCACGCGGTGCGCAACACCCGGGTGCTCTCGCGCCGCGTCGCCGCGATGCTCCGCAACCACGAGCCGGTGCCGGCGGGGTTGGCGGAGTCGTTGCAGCGGCTGTCGGTGCTGGCCCTCGACGAGGGGGTGACCCGCGACGACCTGGTGGCCGTGGCCCACCACGCCGTACGCACCGCGGTGGAGCACCTCACCATCAACACCGCCGCGATCGCCTCGCAGATCCGCGCGATCGTCGCCGACATGCTGCTGGCGGCCGGGACGGATCCCGGCGCGCTCGACCAGCTGCTGGGCGTCGACTGA
- a CDS encoding carboxyl transferase domain-containing protein encodes MSPSRTSARDLIDTVLDAGSLQSWDEPIDDSAYAEGYRAELARARERSGCDESVLTGRGTVKGRPVAFIVSEFRFLAGSIGQDAARRIVSAIRRATAEGLPLVASTASGGTRMQEGTPAFVGMVDISRAIMDHRAAKLPYLVHLRHPTTGGVFASWGSLGHVTIAEPEALVGFLGPKVYELLNGEPFPTGVQVSENLTKHGIIDAVVEHDQLPQLVEQALSLFSDPMSEQRLTRRPKIDLDNHTYDVWDSIQRTRAGTRAGVRDILRLASDTTLRLQGTEEGERDPSVIVALARLDGVPCVVVGQDREAQHAGKLMGPGALREARRGMKLANELDLPLVTFIDTPGAELSQRAEEGALGGEIARCIATMSTMQVPTVSVLLGEGTGGGALALLPADVTIAAQHSWLTPLPPEGASAIVHGHTDAAAELAEQQQVSSIDLMKLGVVRHLIAEFDDDTPQDLASAVAAEVSHWLRELTAGR; translated from the coding sequence ATGAGCCCTTCACGCACCAGCGCACGCGACCTGATCGACACCGTCCTGGACGCCGGCTCGTTGCAGTCCTGGGACGAGCCGATCGACGACAGCGCGTACGCCGAGGGCTACCGCGCGGAGCTCGCGCGGGCGCGCGAGCGCAGCGGTTGCGACGAGTCGGTGCTCACCGGGCGCGGCACGGTCAAGGGCCGACCGGTGGCGTTCATCGTCAGCGAGTTCCGCTTCCTCGCCGGCTCGATCGGCCAGGACGCCGCCCGGCGGATCGTGAGCGCGATCCGCCGGGCGACCGCTGAAGGACTCCCCCTGGTCGCCTCGACGGCCTCGGGCGGCACCCGGATGCAGGAGGGCACCCCCGCATTCGTCGGGATGGTGGACATCTCGCGGGCGATCATGGACCACCGGGCCGCGAAGCTGCCCTACCTCGTCCACCTGCGCCACCCCACCACGGGCGGGGTGTTCGCGTCCTGGGGCTCGCTGGGCCACGTCACGATCGCCGAGCCCGAGGCACTGGTGGGGTTCCTCGGGCCGAAGGTCTACGAGCTGCTCAACGGCGAGCCGTTCCCGACCGGTGTCCAGGTCAGCGAGAACCTCACCAAGCACGGCATCATCGATGCCGTCGTCGAGCACGACCAGCTGCCGCAGCTCGTCGAGCAGGCGCTGAGCCTCTTCAGCGACCCGATGTCGGAGCAGCGCCTCACCCGCCGGCCCAAGATCGACCTCGACAACCACACCTACGACGTGTGGGACAGCATCCAGCGCACGCGTGCCGGCACGCGTGCGGGCGTGCGCGACATCCTGCGGCTGGCCAGCGACACCACGCTGCGTCTGCAGGGCACGGAGGAGGGCGAGCGCGACCCGTCGGTGATCGTCGCCCTGGCCCGCCTCGACGGCGTGCCGTGCGTGGTCGTCGGCCAGGACCGGGAGGCCCAGCACGCCGGCAAGCTCATGGGCCCCGGCGCGCTGCGTGAGGCCCGGCGCGGCATGAAGCTCGCGAACGAGCTCGACCTGCCGCTGGTGACCTTCATCGACACCCCCGGCGCCGAGCTCTCCCAGCGCGCCGAGGAGGGTGCTCTCGGCGGCGAGATCGCCCGCTGCATCGCGACGATGTCGACGATGCAGGTCCCCACCGTCTCCGTCCTGCTCGGCGAGGGCACCGGCGGTGGTGCGCTGGCGCTGCTGCCCGCCGACGTCACCATCGCCGCCCAGCACAGCTGGCTCACCCCGCTGCCGCCCGAGGGTGCGAGCGCGATCGTCCACGGACACACCGACGCCGCGGCCGAGCTCGCCGAGCAGCAGCAGGTGTCCTCGATCGACCTGATGAAGCTGGGGGTCGTCCGCCACCTCATCGCGGAGTTCGACGACGACACCCCCCAAGACCTCGCCAGCGCCGTCGCGGCCGAGGTCAGCCACTGGCTGCGCGAGCTCACGGCCGGTCGCTGA
- a CDS encoding MSMEG_6728 family protein — MQTFLPYADFSRSARVLDAKRLGKQRVEVIQVVRALTRPDYGWANHPAVLMWKGHEEALGRYGFVCCEVWTDLGFGDTCAATISEDLRAAGVVEVRSEADLRAAGAMPAWLGDEDLHRSHQSSLVRKDPGHYRSHFPDVPDDLPYVWPVRSAAVLEAERRREDNARRRAERAAERAVEEADRTRRRRSRAATKAWETRRRNARSAGGD, encoded by the coding sequence GTGCAGACGTTCCTCCCGTACGCCGACTTCAGCCGCTCCGCGCGCGTGCTCGACGCCAAGCGACTGGGCAAGCAGCGGGTCGAGGTCATCCAGGTCGTCCGGGCGCTCACCCGGCCGGACTACGGCTGGGCGAACCATCCCGCGGTGCTGATGTGGAAGGGCCACGAGGAGGCACTCGGTCGCTACGGGTTCGTGTGCTGCGAGGTGTGGACCGACCTCGGTTTCGGCGACACGTGTGCTGCGACGATCAGCGAGGATCTCCGCGCTGCGGGCGTCGTCGAGGTCAGGTCGGAGGCCGACCTCCGCGCGGCCGGGGCGATGCCGGCCTGGCTCGGGGACGAGGACCTGCATCGCAGCCACCAGTCGTCGCTGGTCCGCAAGGATCCCGGTCACTACCGGTCGCACTTCCCCGACGTGCCCGACGACCTCCCCTATGTCTGGCCGGTGCGCTCGGCCGCCGTGCTGGAGGCGGAGCGTCGCCGCGAGGACAACGCTCGACGCCGGGCAGAGCGCGCTGCCGAGCGGGCGGTCGAGGAGGCGGACCGGACCCGGCGGCGGCGCAGTCGCGCCGCGACGAAGGCGTGGGAGACACGGCGGCGCAATGCGCGGTCGGCAGGCGGAGACTGA